DNA sequence from the Topomyia yanbarensis strain Yona2022 unplaced genomic scaffold, ASM3024719v1 HiC_scaffold_305, whole genome shotgun sequence genome:
ACATCTGCGGGGAGGTGTGTACTTTGTGAATGAATTCCCCATGACGACAAATGGGAAGATTATAAGACGGAAGGTACGACAGATGCTACAGGAAGGGGAAATACAATAAAACTCTATATATATAAACACTGGTGTGGCGGTACACAATGTTTTCattgtattatttatttatttcttatcaGTACTGCGTGGTTGCTTACTGGCAATCTTTTAATCTTCAGTCTGAAGTCCAATCTAAGCCGCGTGTGCAGGAAACTCTATAAATAGATGACACAGGTCTTCCTCCATAGTAATTTTAAGAGTTATTTCTTGTCATCATCTGATTacgaatgaaaattgaaaacggGAATCGGAGACAACAAACCTAGCATAGTTGCAAATCAAACACGGGTTTCTACGCAAAACTATATTTTTAGAAAGAAAATCTGTTCAGTTGGATTGCAGAATAAAATCAATTAATCATTTAATTTCGCCATCCATAATCATCTTCCGTACAACTTTTCTCTTTACATTTCCCTTGCTGGTAAGCGGCATTCCATCAACAAAGTAAACTCCACCTCTGAGCCGTTTATGGTCCGTAACACGTTTCTCAACAAACAGAACTATGTCTTCCTCGCTAACGGCTGATGGTACATCTCGGACGACCACTGCCGTGGGTAGCTCTTTGCTTCTTTCCTGTGTTGGAATCCCCACGACACAAGCCTGTTTTATCCCTTCCATTTGTAAGATTATGTCCTCCAACTGTTGAGGACTAACCGCGTCATAGTATTTGAAGGTATCTCCTTTGCGGTCGACCAGAAAAAGATATCCTTCCTCGTCGAAGTATCCCATATCGCCGGATCGGAACCAACCCTCGGCATCCAGTGCTTCTGCTGTGGCTTTCTCGTCCTTGAAGTAGCCCTGTGTTTCAAACAAAGTATATAAACTTGTGCAGCTCCCTGTCAAGTAAAACTTACCAAAAATGTAGGTGTCCTTTTAATCCACAGCTCTCCTTGCTCTCCAACACCAAGAGACCGTCCTTCATCATCAACGATTTTAATTTCCAAATTAGACAACACCGATCCTACGGCTCCTCGTTTACGTTTCAACAAATCCGCCGCAATCAATCCACATTCGGTGGAAGCGTAGATTGTAAACGACCTTCCGCTGGGGAGTAACGTATCCACCGCATCCCGGATTCCGTCCGACACGAAGTACCCTCCAATGCCCCACAGTTTCATCGAGGACAGATCCACCCGCTTGGCACGGGGATGTTGCACCAGCGCGTGTGAATAAACCGGAGGTCCGTTTACGCCGTTGATTCGATACTTTTCGATCAAATCAAAAAACAGATCTTCCGAGAATGGTTTTCTCGTCAGCACGACAGTACTCTCGTAGAAGATTGCCATATCGTGGGTGAATGCGACGCTGATCCAGTGAATTGAACCCATCGCGAGGAAGACTAGGTTGTTGAAGATTCTGTAAAAAAGAGAAATGTgatgaatatgattctaaacgccattttaaatcgaaatgctcttaacaaaaaatttctaaaatgtagtagttctcgagatattttaacttttgttttaacaacacaattattttgttttattacgaccttttcatatgttagtcgcgtttctccatcaacaataataggtttttcaaaaggcccgtaaactttcgtgcaactttctctttgacatcaaggcgatattgtaaaccatttgttaagagcatttcgatttattcatttcgatcatattcaaaaagaaaattgtatttttgactgcaaatagtaagaattataaaaaaatgtcaaaag
Encoded proteins:
- the LOC131695228 gene encoding luciferin 4-monooxygenase-like, with protein sequence IFNNLVFLAMGSIHWISVAFTHDMAIFYESTVVLTRKPFSEDLFFDLIEKYRINGVNGPPVYSHALVQHPRAKRVDLSSMKLWGIGGYFVSDGIRDAVDTLLPSGRSFTIYASTECGLIAADLLKRKRGAVGSVLSNLEIKIVDDEGRSLGVGEQGELWIKRTPTFLGYFKDEKATAEALDAEGWFRSGDMGYFDEEGYLFLVDRKGDTFKYYDAVSPQQLEDIILQMEGIKQACVVGIPTQERSKELPTAVVVRDVPSAVSEEDIVLFVEKRVTDHKRLRGGVYFVDGMPLTSKGNVKRKVVRKMIMDGEIK